The sequence GGCACATATGCATAGATGCTGTGCTTGCTTATTGTTCCATCAAGGCTATGATACTACTGATGTAGCCATGTTCTTTCTAAGATCATAAGTCCACATGCCTAGAAAGAACCATGATTTTTTGAATATGCTTAAATGAATTGTGTGGTATATTCTACATGGACTAGAGAAAGAAACATCCATTTTGAAAGGCCGGGTCTTACAAGTAGTATACATTCCCTGACAACTACTTTATGCCACTTGATCTCAATACCAAGTCCCACTCTCTAATACCTCCTACTCTTATCCTGCTGGCTTTTAGTGGACTTTTTTCTCATGTCCCTTCACctcatgcttttcttggatTTGTTTCCTCTTAAAGTAGTTTTCCGTCATGATCTCCTCTTAAAAATTGACTTTTGATCAATTTTTGATGTTAAACtgttctgtctttttgatggtTATGATGCTTTCAAGAACTAGGTTTTCAAGTCTTGGACTAGTATGGTGCATCATTCCTGTCATGCTCTGCCCTCTTCCTGTAAGCTTCTATACCACCCATGATGACAAGAGTATCACTTTTCTGCATTTTTACTGATCCCCACCCAAGCCACTCATTGGCCAATTCATTAACTTAAATGTGCTTTAGCTCCACTCTTCCAAGTCCTATCATGTAGGTCCATACCACATCAAAACATGTCCACGAATGCAGCCACCTATAGTCCTAAGTTTCATCACTGGCTCTGTGAAAATAGAGTAATTGGGCTGAAGTTGGCACGCCTTGCAGACTTCAGCCCAGGCCCAAAAATATGGGCTGAAGTCGTTCCTCTGTTTTTCCCCTGGTTCGAGGTCTATTTTGGCCGTCAGAAAGCACCGCAGCCACTGGACCACCAGACCGAGCCACCCTCGGCCGTGATCCTCGCCTCCATCGATCGCTGGTGAGCTTCCCTTCACTTTCTTCCTCATGTTTTATTTCGTCGAACGATCTTCCCTTTTCTCTATTTCGGCCCAAACCGACACTATTCTCGATTTTTCCTCCGCATTGGCCACCGCAGCGACCGCCGGCCGCCACTACGGCCGGCTGGCCATCGACTAGACGACGACATTCGGCCACCCAAGCCAACCACCCTGCCGGCTTCCCTTTTCCTtccctcttttcctttttttcttcttccctattTCTGAGTTCAACAGGAAGGACTTCTATAGTGAGCCGTGATGGGCCAAGTTTGGCCTCTGTTCAATTGGGGCTCAGTTCAATCATTTTAGGGTTCTATTGGGTCGTGCCCATCGTAGACCAAATTTGGACCCAGTTCAATTAGTTTGGGCCAGTTGGGCTATACCCATTGTGGGCCAAAATTTGAGCCCAGTTCAATCATTTTAGGTCCTACTGGGCCATGCCCTTTATGGGTCAAATTTGGGCCATGCTAGACCATGTCAATTATGGGCCGAGATCGGGCCCTTCGGGTCGTGCCAATGTGGGCCAAGCATGGACCCTATTGGGCTATGTCCAATGTGGGCCAAGCTTGGGACCTATTGGGCTGTATCCATTGCGGGCCGACTTCGGATCCTATTAGGTTGTGTCCAATATGGGCCAACGCGGGACTATTGGTCCGTCTCCAATGTGAGCCAAGTTTGGGGCTTTATTGGGTCGTGCCTATTATGGGCCGAGTTTGGGCCCTATTGGACCGTGCGCATTATGGGCCGAGTTCGGGCCTTGTTGGGCCATGTCCAATATGGGCCAAGTTCGGTCTCTATTGGGTCGTGTCCAATAGTATTTTTGGTTTTGCTTAGCCCTGAAATTGACAAAAAAGTTAATTATATTTAATGATATTTAAACAGCTGTATCTGACCCGTTTATCTGAAGTGGGatttaagcgagaagaggtaagtaacctaattcttcaaagtgtattttttaaaaaattttggtaaaattaataattagttgattaaatttcGAAATTTGTTTTGTACTTAGTAAAATTGGGTGAGGGACGTTAAAtatcatttgaaaattatgttatataCTATGAAATATGTAAAATTTGACTAGACAAGTTATCtattttgtatgtatgtatttccAGCATGGTTATGATTTGGCCCCCGTCAATGGAGATTATTCGTTGGCCATATCGACTTGTAATCTATGAGGAATAggtttcgacaccgtaccaccggtgattagaatagtggtatgtGGACACCGTATAACCAGTTGTTCATAATAGTAGTGTTTGGGACTTTGTACGACCCATGTCACTGGGTTACATGGTCATATCTTATTTATGTTCgaaatttggtatcagagtttttatgcaaatgcttaataaattttaaaagaataatATGCTTTTCTGTGATTATTTCTCagtcattattttatgttttaattaaacATCTAATATACTTTGACATGTAGCTCGTCACCctgttttctctattttttagatTCAGATACGTGATTACATGAGACTTGGGAAGTTCACAAGATTCTtgtagattttattttattattggcattTAGTTAGATTAGTTAGAATATTTCATTTGATCTATGTTAATGGCTAGCACATGTTACTTTGAAAGTATTGTAAAAACTATTGGATTAAATTAATGATTAAATCAATTTGTTATTGCTTCGATATGATCAACTGCCTTGCATGCCTGCTTGGTCCGCCATgcaggcgtgcggcgtctgctgtgctctgggctcggggcgtgatagGCTCTCCGGTTGACTGCCGCTTAATCATTCTCACCTTCTAGCATACTTTCAATCCTTATGATAGTGATCCATGAAAGTTCCACGTGCCAAAATGTAGTCAACTAGGTCCATGAAAATTCTTCATTAAGTCTCTAGTACTTTCTTCTAGAGAAATCTAACTTCGAAACAAGTCACATATATGTGAGATAGTGGGTTGAAGCCAGCagtcccagccgacttcagcccaaggccatttttttgaaagaagctgGACTAGAGGAtcgcaatcgcgatcctctccggcttcTTCGGCAGCGACGGGCGTGGAGGAGCCGCGGGCGTTTCGCGGCAGCCCCGCGACCATTTCACGGCTACCCTGTGGCTGCACTAGTGGCCGCCGATCATGCTCAATCACTGCGGGAATCATGGCGGTGAGCTGTTCAAAATCACGCTATAAAACCCCTCCTCCCTAAAGATCAACCTACCTCTGATCCACCTTCGAGCCTTCCTCTTTGCCCTCtcacccctctcctcctccttctccggtgACCGGTGTGCCACCTCGGCCGAGCGCCATCCGAAACTCCACCTCCGAGCTCTATTCCGAGCCATGTTTCATGATCTACCTCCTCGTTGGGAGCTCCGCAGCGGATTGAGCTGCTCCTTGACTGAGATCCCTCCTCTCCGCCGTCTTCGTTGATCGCCGGTAAGCTCCTCCCCTTTTCTCTTCGTTCCATTGCCAAATAATCTTCCTTCCCTTCGTCTGTTTCAACCCCAAACCGAGACCATTCTCGATTTTTCCTCTGCGCTGGCTGTCGACCAGACGACGACCTTCAACCACCCAGGCCGGCCACCCCGTCGGCTTCCCTCTTCCTTCCCTCTTTTCCttgtcttcttctccctctgttTCTGAGATTAATGGGATGAAGAGTGCCATCGTGGGCCGAATTGGGCCAAGCTTGGGCCCTATTCAAATGTGGGCCCAGTTCAGCTACTTTGGGCCTTGTTTGGCCGTTCCTATTGCAGGTCGAGTTCGGGCCCTATTGGGCTGTATCCATTATAGGCCAAGGCGGGCCTATTGAGCTATGTCCAATGTGGGCCAAGTTCGGGCCCTATTGGGTCGTGCCCATTGTGGGCCAAGTTCGGGCCCTATAGGGCTGTGCCCATTGTGGGCCATGTTCGGGCCTGTTCACCCTATTGGGCCATGCCCATTGTGGGTTGGGTTCAAGTCGTATTCACCTCCAGTCTGTTCATCAATTACGAGGTCGTGTCCAATATTGTTTTTGGTTTGGCTTAGCTttgaaattaacaaagaaattaattatattttaataatatttaaacaggtgaacctgatctgcctacctgaagtaggatttaaagtaaaagaggtaagtaacttaatacttcaaaatatatttttcaaattatttggctaaattaaattattagttgattaaattttgatataCATTTTGTATTTAGTTAAATGGGGCAGGcatattaataattattttaaaattatattatatgttaTAAAATTTGGAAGATATGCGACTCGGCAAAttatagaaaatctattttgtatacatgtatgtattcttaacatggctatgatctggctCCGCCAATTGAAATTATTCGTTGGCCCCGTCGACTTGTAATATGTGAGAAACCAGTTTCGACACTGCACCAccagtgattagaatagtggtatttaaACACTGTTGCCACCAATGGTTAACAATAGTAGTTTTTGATACTTTATGCGACCCATGCCACTAGGTTATGTGGCCATAACTTATTGATGATGGAATTTTGGTATTGGAGTTCTTATAAAAATTCTtagtaaatttcaaaaaaaatatgttatttgtgATTTAATTCCCAGTCTTGATTTTGTGTTTAAATAAAATATCTGGCATGATTTGACCCCACTCTAGGGTATTACGTTGCTTACTAGGCTAGTGTAGTTTATTATCATATtatctctatttttcagatctagagGCATAATCGCACAGGATTGGAGAGTGCAGTAGATTCCGAAGATTTTATTTAATTATGGCATTTAGTTAGATTAACTAcattatttgatttatgttagCATATGCTACTTTGAAATTATTGTAAGAACTATTTGATTATATTAATTTGTTATTGTTTTGATATGTTTCGTTGCCTTACATGCCTGTACGGTTCGCCGTGCAGGCATGTGGCGTCTGTCGCACTCTAGATTCTAAGCGTGACAATAGAGAATCTAGAGTCAATAATTTTTATACATTTTACTTTTAAATATCTTTATCTAAAtaattttttctatattttgaaACTCATTCTGAGCGTTGTCTGAAAATTTCACATTTTTAGAATATGCAGTATCATTCCAtttattcaagaaaaaatgattaGTACTCATAAAACATGAACAAAAAGAAACAGCATTAACAAAGATTTAACATACTGAGGAACACGATCTGTATCAATTatcaaaacataaaaaaaaaaataataggatACAGAATAGGCATGAAGATATGTTCGGTACAATCATGGAGTGAAGCTAGAAGAAAATTTCTTGCCTTTCCTATATCGCTAAAGATAACAACACACTGCAACAAGTCCTGTCCAAGGTAAAGAGATACTTTGAAACTGTACGACTGAGTCCAAATGTACAACCCATTACATAATATATGCCCAAGCCTGTATGTATACCTGCAACATTGTTATATAAGAATATTATTACTGATGAGACTGTTGATAGAAGCAATCGCCAATTTTCAAAATCCAATAAAATGACAATGAATGTGGAATCATCTTGCGGAACTTGCACTATGAATTAAACTATAGATAAGCTATCAATACATCGAAACAAAAATGTAGAATAAATTAGATACTTTATATTTGGCCACAAGTCTTTAGAAAACTTGTATCTATGAAACCAGGATCACACAATCCCACAGTTCTTGCAGGTGAGCCTGCAAAATGTGATATGAAAACTTTGGATTAATTATAACATCTGTGGCGCACTACATTAAGTTTCCATCTTCAGGATCTGGAgccatataaaatataaaataaaagaatgtgGAGGATATTAATAACAATCTCCCACTCAAGAATGCCATCTTAGACCAATAAATTGTAGTTTCCTTTTCAAAAACGAGTTTCTAATTTCTCTCTACAACCACATAAATATAGACATCATCATAAATTTGGCAATGAGGATGAACAGTAATGATAATAAATCTAAACTTAATTTACCTTCATTTTGTGAAGGCTGAGGATGTAAAAAATTAACACTCCAAAAAATTGTATTTTTACCTATGTTCTTGTAATGCAACAGAAATATATTTAGTATATTTGAAATgccattatattaatatatatttttttaagaaaaagaaggatttCCCTATAATTTATTTCATGAGAGAGGAAATGAATGCAATTGTAAGGACCAAAAATTGTCTAGCAAAAACATTGCTTTCTAAAACTGTCTAAGTAAAGCATGGCCTTCTAAATTGATCTAGACCAGTCGCATATTTATCACTAAAAACTGAATTCCATTCTTTTCGAAAAAATCTAATATCATacataatttgagataaagaTTTAGAAGACCTTCTGAAAATCCAGTTATTCCTTAGAAACCAAATCCACAAGAATAGATGTTGTGCCAAAGGAAAATTAAAGAACCAATGGCTAAGTCCATTAGCTAAAAAGAAGCTTAGAGTCCCTGTTCTTCTAGTTCATTTACATGCTCCCTTCACAAGAAAAAAAGGTTCTAAAAACTTTCTCCATTATTGGAGAAAGGgtccaatcaaaataaatttcaaataaGATGTTGGAAAAAGGGTTCAGTTAGCTGCTATTGCAATGTAAAGATGTTATAAGATGTTGCTAGGATTGAGGAGCATAACCTGTCTCGGAGGGAATGAAAAAAAGAGACATAAAATGAAGATATGTTAGGGCAAGGTATATACCTGGAAAGAACTGTAGCCATAGTTGAAAAGGAGTATGGAGGCAGCATGGATCACAGAGCGAGGCCACTACTGCTAGTGGTGTCGTTGAAATTTGTAGTGAAGCTGAAGGGGGACTTGTTATAGATGACATGCACCGGTTTATTATGCATCGATCCATTCTCAGATAAGGAAGAGTATTTATCGGAATAGCATACATGCACCCGCTGGATGTCTTGGATTGTTGGCCACTCCGGGCTAGCCTTTTGGCAAATTTTTCTCATTAGTCCCATGTTGCACCGGATCACCAGCTCCTCCAGATGAGCTGTATGTACTCCTTTCCTTGTCTTGGTAGGTCTATgtactctttttcttttctttgcaccTCCTTGCGCTCCTTTCAGTAAGTATGACGGGAGTGATTTCATCTCCTCATCGACCAGTGTCATCCTTTTCAAGGATTGAAGATTCTCCACCACTCGCAATTTCGGGCAGTACTCAACCTCAAGGGTTGTGAGTGCAGGGAGATCTGAAACTTTCTCCAGGTTGCGACTATGCCCTATATACAATTCTTTGAGTGAAAGAAGGTTCTCAATTGTCGTTAGGCTGCCTGCAGCACTGATGTCCAATTTTGTCAAGGAGGTTGCGTGGAGCACGAGACCCTCGGGAAGAGACTTCAACTTCGGGCACTGACAAAGGTGCAGGTGCTTTAGACATGGCATTGCTCGTGTCCCTTTATCCCAATGCCATTCCTGCCAATGCCACATATGTAAGAACTCTAGTCTCTCCAACTTGGGGAATGCATACTTGGAAGAATCTACTCCTGCTCTGCTGCCGACTAAAAATTCAAGTCCAACGTCTATGACTGATGCAGCACCTCTGATGTCAAGATGTTCTAGATGAGGGAGCAACCCGCAAGGTGGAAGCCGCTCATAGTAATAGCAATAATGTAGCTCCAACTGCCTCAAATTTGGAAAAAGAATTGATGTTGATGAAGATGTCTCTGCCATCCATCTTGGGAACTCACGACCGAAGTAACCCCTGATCCTCAGTTCTTCTAGGCAGGGTGGAGGGTGGAGCTCTTCAAACACCTCCTCGATTCTCCTCATCTCCTCCTCAGTTGGTTCACGGTGAAGCGCGCAACTCAGCCCGAGTGACCTAAGCTTggatttgtttttaatttcggCTGCTTTTACCTCAGAGATGCTGGATATCCGCTCCAACTTATTGATTGAGAGATCCGTGAGACACGAGAGAGATCTCAATTCTTCCATCGTGCAGCATCCCTCTGTCCGGTTGCTCTGCAGCATAAATCCACGTAGTAGTTGAAGATTTTGCAGCCTTCCTAGCCCTGCCGGCATCCCAACCACCCGCGTATAATCAAGATCCAGCATCGTAAGATTGTGCAAATTCACGATACTATTGGGAAAGCGAGAAAGGGACAGACAGGACTCGACAATCAAGTAGCGGAGATTTCTGAGATTCCCTATGCTTTCCGGTATCATGCTTATGTCGGTGCGTGAGATATTTAGGTATCTCAGGTATATGAGGTTACCCAAAGAATCTGGCAACCTTTGAATTTTGATATCCAGCACTCTTAAACgagaaattttattaaaaacaacATCCATCTGAGTCTCAGACAAGCGGGTCCCTCTCCATATTAAAGTCCTCAGCGAGTCCTGTTTTACCAAGACATCAAAGATTTTTGTTGTTTCACGGTCTCCCACATATACACGACGCAACTTCATCTGTCCGTTACTGCTCCCTACTTCGTGCACCTTCTTGACAACCGAGCTCTCACCTCGCGCCAGACATCGAGCAAGACAGCGCAGGAGGTCATGCATCTGGAAAACATCCCGATAATTGTTAGATGGCCGTAGAAGATTCCGCGTGATCAACTCTCTGTAGTACTCTTCTGCTGTCTCCTCCATAGTCGAACTCCCCTCAGCTTTCACAAATCCCTCAGCAATCCAAAGTGCAGTAATAGTACCCATATGGATTATATCGTCTTCAGGAAATAATGAACAGTATACAAAACATTGCTTCAGATAGCTTGGTAGGTCTTCATAACTCAAATATAATGCTCCCTTAACCTCCTCAGGAAGCCCAGATGTGGCCCATGCAGTGCCTtcaagaactctattccaagcTGTCCAGGTCTTCTTCTTCGTGCATAGCACCCCTGCAATCGCTTTAATGGCTAGAGGAAGGCCatcacatttcttaacaatctcCATCCCTATGTTCTTGAAATGCTGGATCTCGACCTCATCTCCTGTCAGGACCACCTTCTTGCAAAGCAATGACCAACTATCCTCTAAAGACAATTTGTCGACGTGATGGATGTCCACTGCCAACATCTGCATCGCGATCTCTTCATTTCTTGTAGTAACAAGGATCCTACTGCCGGCAACACAACTATTTAGCATGTTGTGCAACAAATCACACCAAACCTTTGCAGTCCAAACGTCATCAAGAACAAGAAACAACTTCTTACCCCGAAGACTGCTCTCGACTTTGGGCTCAAGCGAGGACCTATTCTGATCCTGGGCAAGATCATTCTTGTCTCCGTTGTAGATATCTTTCAGCAAATTTATCTCATCAAACTCTTGCGATACACACACCCACTTCCTCACTGAGAACCCCTCCTGAATCCTTTGGTCATTATATATCCTTTGGGCAAGTGTGGTCTTTCCAATTCCCCCCGCACCCACAACTGCGAAAACAAGAATGTTTCTCCGTCTGTCATCCTTAATTAGCGAATCGACCAAGCTCTGAGTGTGCTCTTCAATTTCAGATCCTACAATATCAATCTCACCTATAGGAGATGTCATGCGACTAATTTGAGATGTCACTTGTTGCTTGTCATAGGAAGTGAACTCGAGATTGAATTCAGACCTCCACCTCAAAATCTCCTCAAGCTTCTGATTGAGTTCTCTAATTTTCATGCCAATCTCATGAGGCTTTTGAATCCTAGAGTGGAAGAGATGCTGCAAAAAAATGATCAATTAGTGACAAAATAGTTTGCAGCGAATCACAATTTATCACTAATAAGTATCACAATGCAACAaaattaaaagttcatcataaaatattgtttaaaaaatatttttggcaaCAAAATTATATTTCATTGCTAATTTTTATCACCAAATTTATGGCACCAAATACTCCCATTCTGATCTTTTGGTCGAAAGTTTTTGATAATAATTTATGATGTTCTTGCAACGAAAAATTGTTGTGATGAATACCATAAATTTTAGTGATgatatattttcataaattgattATTAATTTTGAAGACGATGCTAGAATCATTCCCAAATATATACTTATGGATAtaagaaattaaaaagaaatattagcATTATTTGTGATGAATTAATTTTGTcactattatttattttatatttgtcAACAAAATTATATTTCGTCGTAGATAGATCTCTATTTTTTGACAAGATAATATTCATTGCTGAATATTTACTTATTGGTGGCGTATACAATTTTGTCACATAATGTAGGTTATTTAATAAAGAAATAGTATGTCGCCTGTATTCTTCAGTATATAAATTTAcgataaaaaatattttcattgcTAAGTATCTAATTAACATTTAGCAGTGATAATATTTTGTAGTTAAATATACATTTATTATCAACATATATAGTTTTGTCACCGAATACTAACTATTTAATGAcgaattgaatttttttatttatacatCATTGTATAACTTTTATGATGAAATAGTTTTTGTTATAAACTATTTATATGATTTAGCGATGATTGTGTTTCATGATTAAATATATGTTTATTAGCAATATATATAGTTTTGTTGTAGAATATTGACTATTTAATGATGACATGAATATTGCCATTTATACGTCGTTTTATAACTAACAATTTTTTATGCTAATTATTTACAGTTTATTTTTTGACAAACTATTTTTGTTGCAGACTAATTTGGAGTTTCTACAATAATTATATTTCATCGATAAATATGTGATTGATTCTTTTTCAGACCTAtgtactttaaaatatttttttattaattaatattaaATATATCAATTATATTTTAGATGTAATGATCATATATTGAATATTATATATTCTCGATGTACTTAAAATACTTTAATAATTTAAATATGCCATTCACACCTTCATGCATCCACAAACTATTTTGTAATAGTTTCATATATATTAGTGATTATTAATTGATAAAAggtatataataaataatttattaatataGGAGGGTGCATAATATCTTTTACACACTCTTGTGAAAAAAAGTCTTTAATACTTATTGGCTATTAGAGGGATAGTAAATCTAATAAAAttgattatatattatattttaattatgatatgaataaaaaatataaattatctatttttaaaaaactttataaatatatatatatatactatagaaatatatagaaattattttaaatattttaaatgaaatattttcaaaatactataaagaataaaatgaagtcattcatttttttgtatttttttatcaaaaacaagagaattgattttgtataaaaataattaattattaaaatataaactATCATAATCTATTTGAaatgagtatattttataatataaatcAGTTTTGAATAAGTATAATAAACCATATCGTTATATTATGAGTTAATATTGTCATAGTGGTTGAGTAGTAGGTAATAAACTAAGAGATCTTAGGTTAAATTTTTTGTATAGGCATATATATAATTCTTCTCACTTTCGGTCCTAATTTgtaatgaaatttatttttagcaACAAAATTTGTTTATGGCTAAATGTATAAATTTTTGTAGCTGGAAAGAAGGAGTGCACCGAAAAAGTGGACAAAGATCCTTCGCTATATTTGTCCGCCTCAATGCGGCAGAGGTCGAGGATGTCATCAGCATCGTACATGAAATCTTTGAGCTCCTTGAGCCAGTCATCCACGGCCTCATCATTGATCCTCTTCCTATCGGCATGGGCAAGGACTTTGCTGATCTTTCGGAGCTTGTTCTCGAGCTTTTTGATCTCGCCAGGCACACCCAAGAGCATGTCAACCTCCTCCTTCGCCAGCTCGACCAGTATTTCAGCAAATTTTGAGACGAAGGCATCCAATATCATCGCCATCTTCTTCCTAGACTAGTTGGGATTGGGAGCAAAGGAAGAGACAGCTAGATCTGATTTCTCTCACAGGCTACCGATCATCAGGGTCGGGCATCGACGCAGGAATCTAATAGGAAAGGGGGGCAAAGGCATTGACACCATGGCGTTGACTTTAACGGGATCTACTGCGGTCCGTGCTTGCATCGAAGAAAGTTCTACAGCGCTCAGTCACCGCCACATCATCAATCATCGAGACAGATAGCTCACGTGGCGGCGACCGAGTGCTGTACAGTACAAAACACGCACCACAGGATCCAAACTCGATGATGTCCATCGGCATGGCACCGTTTGAAAGAGACAAAGCACCAACTTCTACACGGGTCATAATCGTTTTTCATGGGCTGTAAGTAAGTTTAGTTAATCCCGGCAGCTTTTAACAGCACTCGCCAATGCATGGCTTCAGAAACAACATCAGGTGGTGTATGAGGACAACATATAACCATTGATTTGTTCGCATAACATGTGAAGGAGAGGTTGCATGGAAAAAAcgatattatattatgaaaaaatttTCATGTGCAGTCCCAATCCTTTCCGACTTCGGATAAGCTGAGGAGAATAGATTTGGAGTCCGAAAGAAATGATATTGTTACCTCTGATAGAGCTCTGGATAgaagttataaaaaaaaagagaggacagCAGAACAGCGAGTGGGCATGATAGAGCTCTGTTCCCACTAGCTGTTGTCACTTCTATGGTTAAGAagaaataatttaatttatctcaGCCGGTTGCAGATAATCACCGTAGCATATATGCTAGGGATAAGGTATCTAGAATTCAATCCTGAAAAAATGAAGCATTTAGAGGGGCTACCACATGATATCTGTATGACTTTGGCCCTTTCCTTTATAAaaagacaaaaagaaaattGCACAAAAAATA is a genomic window of Phoenix dactylifera cultivar Barhee BC4 chromosome 4, palm_55x_up_171113_PBpolish2nd_filt_p, whole genome shotgun sequence containing:
- the LOC103724198 gene encoding putative disease resistance RPP13-like protein 1 isoform X2, translating into MKIRELNQKLEEILRWRSEFNLEFTSYDKQQVTSQISRMTSPIGEIDIVGSEIEEHTQSLVDSLIKDDRRRNILVFAVVGAGGIGKTTLAQRIYNDQRIQEGFSVRKWVCVSQEFDEINLLKDIYNGDKNDLAQDQNRSSLEPKVESSLRGKKLFLVLDDVWTAKVWCDLLHNMLNSCVAGSRILVTTRNEEIAMQMLAVDIHHVDKLSLEDSWSLLCKKVVLTGDEVEIQHFKNIGMEIVKKCDGLPLAIKAIAGVLCTKKKTWTAWNRVLEGTAWATSGLPEEVKGALYLSYEDLPSYLKQCFVYCSLFPEDDIIHMGTITALWIAEGFVKAEGSSTMEETAEEYYRELITRNLLRPSNNYRDVFQMHDLLRCLARCLARGESSVVKKVHEVGSSNGQMKLRRVYVGDRETTKIFDVLVKQDSLRTLIWRGTRLSETQMDVVFNKISRLRVLDIKIQRLPDSLGNLIYLRYLNISRTDISMIPESIGNLRNLRYLIVESCLSLSRFPNSIVNLHNLTMLDLDYTRVVGMPAGLGRLQNLQLLRGFMLQSNRTEGCCTMEELRSLSCLTDLSINKLERISSISEVKAAEIKNKSKLRSLGLSCALHREPTEEEMRRIEEVFEELHPPPCLEELRIRGYFGREFPRWMAETSSSTSILFPNLRQLELHYCYYYERLPPCGLLPHLEHLDIRGAASVIDVGLEFLVGSRAGVDSSKYAFPKLERLEFLHMWHWQEWHWDKGTRAMPCLKHLHLCQCPKLKSLPEGLVLHATSLTKLDISAAGSLTTIENLLSLKELYIGHSRNLEKVSDLPALTTLEVEYCPKLRVVENLQSLKRMTLVDEEMKSLPSYLLKGAQGGAKKRKRVHRPTKTRKGVHTAHLEELVIRCNMGLMRKICQKASPEWPTIQDIQRVHVCYSDKYSSLSENGSMHNKPVHVIYNKSPFSFTTNFNDTTSSSGLAL
- the LOC103724198 gene encoding putative disease resistance protein RGA3 isoform X1, translated to MAMILDAFVSKFAEILVELAKEEVDMLLGVPGEIKKLENKLRKISKVLAHADRKRINDEAVDDWLKELKDFMYDADDILDLCRIEADKYSEGSLSTFSHLFHSRIQKPHEIGMKIRELNQKLEEILRWRSEFNLEFTSYDKQQVTSQISRMTSPIGEIDIVGSEIEEHTQSLVDSLIKDDRRRNILVFAVVGAGGIGKTTLAQRIYNDQRIQEGFSVRKWVCVSQEFDEINLLKDIYNGDKNDLAQDQNRSSLEPKVESSLRGKKLFLVLDDVWTAKVWCDLLHNMLNSCVAGSRILVTTRNEEIAMQMLAVDIHHVDKLSLEDSWSLLCKKVVLTGDEVEIQHFKNIGMEIVKKCDGLPLAIKAIAGVLCTKKKTWTAWNRVLEGTAWATSGLPEEVKGALYLSYEDLPSYLKQCFVYCSLFPEDDIIHMGTITALWIAEGFVKAEGSSTMEETAEEYYRELITRNLLRPSNNYRDVFQMHDLLRCLARCLARGESSVVKKVHEVGSSNGQMKLRRVYVGDRETTKIFDVLVKQDSLRTLIWRGTRLSETQMDVVFNKISRLRVLDIKIQRLPDSLGNLIYLRYLNISRTDISMIPESIGNLRNLRYLIVESCLSLSRFPNSIVNLHNLTMLDLDYTRVVGMPAGLGRLQNLQLLRGFMLQSNRTEGCCTMEELRSLSCLTDLSINKLERISSISEVKAAEIKNKSKLRSLGLSCALHREPTEEEMRRIEEVFEELHPPPCLEELRIRGYFGREFPRWMAETSSSTSILFPNLRQLELHYCYYYERLPPCGLLPHLEHLDIRGAASVIDVGLEFLVGSRAGVDSSKYAFPKLERLEFLHMWHWQEWHWDKGTRAMPCLKHLHLCQCPKLKSLPEGLVLHATSLTKLDISAAGSLTTIENLLSLKELYIGHSRNLEKVSDLPALTTLEVEYCPKLRVVENLQSLKRMTLVDEEMKSLPSYLLKGAQGGAKKRKRVHRPTKTRKGVHTAHLEELVIRCNMGLMRKICQKASPEWPTIQDIQRVHVCYSDKYSSLSENGSMHNKPVHVIYNKSPFSFTTNFNDTTSSSGLAL